The genomic segment TCAGAACTGGAATCTGTATAGATGGGCCTCGGAAAGAAAGGGGACAAGGACCTAGCTCAGAGCTTTAGGTTGAACTCCAGGGGGCCTTGAGGAGTTATGAATACCAATGGGATGGGGAGGAACAGCTGGGTGAATCACTTAATGAagtcttttgatttctatcttaaagTGCCTACGCCTTGGGTAATGGGTATATTATATATGCCTCCTCGGATTTCCTTGGccttgtctttctgtacctgtaATCACTTGCTCAGCCTGGGACTGGCCAGTTGCATTTCTGGAATCTCTAGCTGCTTCTGCCACTTCTGAACAATGCCAGAGCTGGCTTCTCAGTGGTTGTTGGGAGTACCTGATGATGGAAGTTGGAAATATAGGGGGTCACTGCTAATGGAGTAACTTTGGTCAATTGAAAGGAGTAGACTGAGCAAGCACAGCAGATaaattccctttttttccttccaaggcATGGTTCCTCCAGTATGTCTGGAGAAGGACAAGACTGAGTGGGTGTATCTGCTGAACAACTGTTATGTCTGTTGTGACTCATCTTCAAGGAGGGGCCAACAAGGGAACAAACACATCACCTCGTATTACTTCATATCCTTCTCTACTTAACTTCCTTCCACCAAGTTACCTCACTCTGGCTATGCTGAATTTGTTCCTCCCAAATAAAGCATCAGTGCTTAATCCTTGTCTTGAGGCTGGGGTTTGCATTTTTGAATGTTTGTTATTCACAGCACCTAGCACATGGCATATGATGTCTGGTAAATGTTATAAGTAAGTGGTCAGTGTGTGAGAACTTCCTTTTCAGTATAAATAATTATGGTACTGTACTAGAGGGCAAATATACATCAACATACAATTTATAAGCATTATTATATGTATGTtaggtgtttttttgtttatttgtcttttaataggtaatacattcacatggttcaaaattcaaaatatacaaaatggaTTAACAATGAAAAGACTCTCTCTTTGACCCTTAGcctcttagttttcttttctaagaCATCTAATATTATCACTTTCTTATGTATCTCTGCTGAAGAAGTTTATGGATATATAAACTAATATGCGTTATATTTGGTTTTTGCTCCTTTTTCCACTTAACAATatatattggaaatatttaaaaacaacagtaCATCTTCATGATAACGTCATATCATTACACAAAGAGCTTCTTCATTCTTGTATATGGCTATATGGAAAATATCCATTATGTCAATTTGTCTCActttttgctataaaaataagcctataatatatacattaagcGTACGTTTTGCCATTTGCAAGATAAATTACTAGAAGTGGAATCACTGGGTCATAGTGTGACAGATTAGTTTATGACTGAGGTATCAACTCTTTCAGGGATGATTTTTGCTCTTCAGGAGTCCTCACTGCTTTCCCCTTCTCAATGATCTGAACAGCCTTCAGCAAGCCATCCTGTAGAGCCTGATTCTTTACCATGTTAGTAATCATGAACGTGACGTCCCTGATGTACATCTGTCTCACTTTAGCAGCATAGTGTTCTGCCTTGTTACCATGTGCAATAAAGAAGGTACAAAGTGCTGTGACATCTCCTTCTTGCAGCCCACACTCCTCCAGGACAGACTCCCACACAACCCTAATGCGCTTGTTCTTGACTTTTCGTCTAAGGAcagaggctaaggtgggaagacCTGTCACCAGGTCCGGCAGCTTCTCAAGCACACGAGTGTGCAAGCAGATAAGTACTTCAATGACGTAGCTGTATAGAATATTCAATTCCATTGAAGTGAACCTATGAAAAATACAGAGAGCTTCTTAAGCTGTTGAACACtttatgaacaaagaaaataaattctattaggATAACTCAATACAAACCCACTAGGAGAACCAGTTGTTGTGATTTAGAAATACTTGCTTTTGATTTAGAGTCTGCACTAAAGTGGATAGCTGAGTTCTCAGGCCACCTACACTGTAAGTTCTTCAATGGCAAAGGAGTTACATTATCCACCACAATGCCTGCTCAAATTAatcttttttgaataaatgaaaccaataaaatgtaatttcttcACAATGCATTGTTGGAACCATATTAAGAAATTCAATTTTGGAATGACCACTGGAAGCTGTCACAAAGCCACAAAATTCCACTGATTTCTCAGTCGATACTCACCTGAGTGCCAGAACTGCTGTCCACATCTCATCTTGGGCTGCTTGGCTTGCCAGAGTCTTGCTATGATGTTCAAATTTCTGCGTCAGATTATCCTTAGTGAAGTCCAGTTCTTTAAACTGTGCTTCTAAAGCTTGTAGTTTGTGGTCTACTCTATAGGATAAAACAATCAAGTGTTAGTTTAGGTCAGGGGACAAAACTAAGGTTTTGCTCTAAGCTAAGGCTCAACGAATTatttagaactgtggtccccaagctcGGTGCCACAAGTACCACCCACCGGTACTGGTGGCCTATtaggccacacagcaggtgagcagcaggtggcgaagcttcatctgtatttacagctagCTGCTCCCTATCACTAGAATCATCACCTCATAAcgtccacctcctgtcagatcagcagcagcattagattctcatagaatctcgaaccctactgtaaactgtgcatgcgagggatctaggttgcctgctccttatgagaatctcacgcctgatgatctgaggtggagctgaggcagtgatgctagtgctagggagcagctgcaaatacagattatcattagcagagaggtttgactgcacaataaatataatggtTTTTAATCATCCCGaaaccccctccccgccccgggcccgtggaaaaattatctaccacaaaaccagtccctggtgccaaaaaggttggggactcctGATTTAGAACCACTACCAAACTTgggtgattatttatttattttttaggaacagggtcttgctctgtctccaaagctggagccttgaactcctgagctcaaacgatcctcctgcctcagcctcctgagtagcagggacaaCAGGCGCACTTCACCAGACCCggagaatctttttttttgtagagacatagacaaggtcttactatgttgcccaggctggtgtctaGCTCCTctcttcaagtgatcctcctgccttagcctcccaaagtgctgagattacaggtgtgagccactacatccagcctgggcaactatttaaatttaaatttatgaacAGATGTTCTCATTTGCCCTTTTCTTTAGCCATCATCCTTGTTCTTTCATTCCTTATATTgccagagttttgttttgttttgttttttgttttcttgtttttttgttttattttttgagacagagtctcactctgttgtctgggctagagtgccgtggcgtcagcctagctcacagcaacctcaaactcctgggctcaagcgatcctcctgcctcagcctcccaagtagctgggactacaggcatgcatcaccatgcccagctaattttttctctaaatttttagttgtttgactaatttctttctatttttagtagagacggggtctcgctcttgctcaggctggtctcgaactcctgagctcaagtgatcctcagcctcagcctcccagagtgctaggattacaggcgtgagccaccgtgcccggccatatTGCCAGACTTTTGAATCATCTAATTACTTGAATTATCTGCCATGACTTGTCTTTGTATTATACTTTatactttaaagaatattttatataaatactacTTTGATTCTCACAACCATAAGAAGTAAAAcagttatttttactattttacagttatgtttactattttactcaatttctttaaattgaatCTCAAAAAGACTGAGATATAATGTCATAAAGCTAGCTAGTGCTGGGACCGGTAATATACTAATGTGACTTTTTTCTACCCTATTCTAACTGTCCAAATCCTATCCTTTCTCAAGTATCAGCCCAAATTCCAttgccttcttcttttttttttttttttttttttttgagacagagtctcactctgttgcctgggctagagtgccgtggcgtcagtctagctcacagcaacctcaaactcctgggctcaagcaatccttctgcctcagccttccgagtagctgggactacaggcatgcgccaccatgcccaactaatttttctctatatatatttttagctgtccagataatttctttttatttttagtagagacggggtcttgctcttgctcaggttggtcttgaacccctgacctcaagcgatcctcccacctcggcctcccagagtgctaggattacaggcgtgagccacggtgcccgccTCCATTGCCTTCTTGAATCCCCTCTCTACCTGGAGATGTCC from the Eulemur rufifrons isolate Redbay chromosome 7, OSU_ERuf_1, whole genome shotgun sequence genome contains:
- the SMCO1 gene encoding single-pass membrane and coiled-coil domain-containing protein 1; amino-acid sequence: MNNETTTLMSLKEAMKRVDHKLQALEAQFKELDFTKDNLTQKFEHHSKTLASQAAQDEMWTAVLALRFTSMELNILYSYVIEVLICLHTRVLEKLPDLVTGLPTLASVLRRKVKNKRIRVVWESVLEECGLQEGDVTALCTFFIAHGNKAEHYAAKVRQMYIRDVTFMITNMVKNQALQDGLLKAVQIIEKGKAVRTPEEQKSSLKELIPQS